One Watersipora subatra chromosome 4, tzWatSuba1.1, whole genome shotgun sequence genomic window carries:
- the LOC137394192 gene encoding uncharacterized PE-PGRS family protein PE_PGRS54-like gives MSPLQVLTPLALLLSLAHAQSLIWSIPPGTDFIGYNITSREQASFLTNVKDAPSTYVDFSTRLRTGILRQFQYYLKTDDVAVSPVYIRFQIWEVLGTNYVGGVPTNYTVSLKYEQRQLSGTADGVYDVDVPIQVTVEADWALGYAVEASTVPFTFDYVSDPDADSETVIDLNIEPGTYGVDSSQQAFALYGERVQNSFGVVIDPLVPGPVGPVGPTGPAGGPTGATGGTGQTGPAGEAGIPGQTGATGDPGQSGATGPTGPAGNDGIPGVNGNSGETGSTGQMGPTGSTGPTGATGGPGQTGATGNSGVTGAQGPAGEKGTAGENGATGPTGPAGPGGADGQTGATGSEGPAGPAGPTGAQGPTGSVGADGNPGSAGATGAPGATGTAGDAGQTGATGNRGATGGRGSPGETGPTGEQGSPGATGPAGDKGSMGNTGSTGLTGQTGATGSNGNTGATGDIGATGSKGEVGATGQVGADGAKGDPGDQGPVGSTGSTGQTGPTGATGVVGNTGPVGATGNTGSKGDQGATGVIGQTGQTGATGNIGPTGSTGPSGPTGSTGATGLKGDLGNTGGTGSTGQTGSTGVTGPTGPEGPMGATGNVGPTGSTGSKGDQGESGIKGSLGDTGAVGSTGPTGGTGSTGQQGPTGLEGATGPQGNKGNVGNTGPTGATGIAGPTGSTGPTGATGNIGPTGATGSTGVTGPTGATGTTGLKGDNGNTGATGVTGNTGQTGITGPTGATGVKGDTGATGVTGNKGDLGPTGATGLTGNTGSTGQTGPTGATGPTGLTGSTGATGVKGNIGNTGPVGATGQTGQVGSTGATGQTGQTGSTGSTGQMGNTGPTGSTGPTGSTGITGPTGATGLTGATGVTGNTGPTGQTGPSGSTGSTGVTGNTGATGLKGDKGDTGSTGATGQTGSTGQTGPTGATGNTGSTGITGPTGATGVKGNKGEIGNSGATGVAGNTGATGNTGATGQTGPTGATGSTGVKGDVGNTGATGLTGATGPTGATGNTGITGPTGSTGIQGQKGDIGNTGSTGVTGSTGSTGVKGDKGNIGDTGAIGPTGSTGQTGLKGDEGDTGQTGATGGTGSTGNTGPTGATGQTGSTGPKGDQGIKGDTGSTGSTGQTGPVGATGPVGATGNTGITGPTGDTGATGNKGDKGDFGATGATGQTGNTGPIGATGTTGITGPTGATGLTGATGVKGSNGNTGPVGSTGSTGVIGRPGPIGDTGPTGATGSKGNNGDTGLTGATGSTGNTGPTGSTGPTGVTGPTGATGATGSTGITGPTGPTGSTGATGVKGDVGQTGPKGSKGDNGLTGATGNTGPTGSTGSTGNVGSTGPTGATGQTGATGNTGITGPQGATGSTGLTGATGPTGATGLKGDKGNAGNTGATGITGQTGSTGSTGQTGNTGATGLKGDIGNTGAVGSTGQTGQTGSTGQTGATGITGPIGSTGVKGDKGVIGDTGAVGATGQTGSTGQTGPTGTTGGTGATGQTGSTGITGPQGDKGNSGATGSTGQTGSTGATGLTGATGNTGATGVKGDKGNIGSSGATGLTGSTGNTGATGPTGATGVDGAKGDKGNSGATGSTGPTGATGLTGSTGTTGQTGATGPKGNIGDTGAVGATGSTGNTGATGNTGPTGATGLTGATGSKGNQGDSGAVGATGQTGNDGQTGSTGSTGNRGSPGETGPTGATGSTGQTGPTGSTGPTGQTGLTGATGPTGATGVTGSKGDQGDSGAVGATGNTGATGQIGQTGATGPMGATGSTGLTGNTGATGNTGSTGETGPTGATGSTGLTGSTGATGQVGPTGVTGPSGATGSTGVTGSKGDKGDSGVDGQTGLTGSTGQTGSTGQTGPKGNLGDTGAKGNVGSTGSTGNRGAPGETGPTGATGVTGEKGSKGDSGADGATGGTGATGQTGQTGSIGPTGATGQSGPMGGTGSTGATGNTGATGLTGATGGTGVKGNKGDSGVDGATGNTGSTGATGVKGSKGEIGSKGDKGGKGVSGATGATGNTGSTGQTGQTGSTGATGVTGPTGATGNVGPKGSKGDSGNDGATGQIGGTGATGSKGNKGDNGLTGSTGSTGVAGSKGDKGNSGATGATGNNGATGQTGNTGATGVTGITGPTGATGIQGSKGDSGAVGATGQTGSTGNSGATGQTGSTGQTGATGLSGETGPTGSTGPMGPTGSTGSSGSTGPRGSKGDSGADGATGAIGPTGSTGSTGLTGATGQTGPTGSKGNEGSKGVSGSIGATGQTGQTGLTGQTGATGIAGEKGLKGKLLF, from the exons ATGTCTCCGCTCCAGGTATTGACTCCTCTTGCTCTCCTGCTGTCACTCGCACACGCTCAAA GTTTGATATGGTCAATTCCACCAGGAACTGACTTCATTGGCTATAACATAACCAGTCGAGAGCAAGCATCATTCTTGACAAACGTTAAAGATGCGCCTTCGACATACGTAGACTTCAGCACCCGGCTTCGCACCGGTATACTCAGGCAATTTCAATACTACCTTAAGACAGACGACGTTGCTGTCTCTCCTGTCTACATACGCTTCCAGATTTGGGAGGTTCTCGGCACCAACTATGTTGGCGGTGTGCCAACCAACTATACTGTGTCATTAAAATATGAACAACGACAACTGTCGGGCACAGCTGATGGCGTCTATGAT GTCGATGTGCCTATCCAAGTGACGGTAGAGGCTGACTGGGCCTTGGGCTATGCAGTTGAGGCTAGCACAGTACCTTTTACTTTCGACTATGTATCCGACCCAGATGCTGACAGTGAGACTGTGATCGATCTTAACATCGAACCAGGAACATATGGGGTCGATTCAAGCCAGCAAGCCTTTGCTCTATACGGTGAACGAGTTCAAAACTCGTTCGGAGTGGTTATCGATCCAT TGGTACCTGGGCCAGTAGGACCAGTTGGTCCCACCGGGCCAGCTGGAGGACCCACTGGTGCAACAGGTGGTACAGGACAAACGGGCCCAGCTGGAGAAGCTGGCATACCTGGACAGACTGGCGCAACTGGAGACCCTGGACAATCTGGAGCAACTGGACCAACTGGGCCAGCAGGAAACGACGGCATTCCTGGAGTAAACGGTAACAGCGGAGAGACTGGATCAACTGGACAGATGG GCCCTACCGGAAGCACTGGCCCTACGGGTGCTACGGGAGGTCCTGGGCAGACTGGTGCAACTGGCAATTCGGGAGTAACAGGAGCGCAAGGCCCGGCAGGAGAAAAAGGTACTGCAGGTGAAAATGGAGCGACTGGACCAACAGGCCCAGCTGGACCCGGAGGAGCGGATGGACAAACAGGTGCAACAGGATCAGAAGGGCCTGCCGGTCCGGCAGGACCTACTGGAGCTCAAGGACCAACTGGATCTGTAGGTGCTGATGGAAACCCGGGCAGTGCAGGAGCGACTGGAGCACCAGGTGCTACTGGTACTGCTGGCGATGCTGGCCAAACTGGTGCCACTGGCAACAGAGGAGCAACTGGTGGGAGAGGATCTCCAGGAGAAACTGGACCTACTGGTGAACAAGGATCGCCTGGTGCAACTGGTCCTGCGGGCGATAAAGGAAGTATGGGAAATACTGGGAGCACTGGCTTGACTGGACAAACAGGTGCAACTGGTTCGAATGGAAATACTGGTGCTACAGGTGATATTGGTGCTACCGGTAGTAAAGGAGAAGTTGGTGCTACTGGGCAAGTAGGAGCAGATGGTGCCAAAGGAGACCCAGGTGACCAGGGACCAGTTGGATCTACTGGATCCACAGGTCAGACAGGCCCTACTGGTGCTACTGGTGTTGTGGGCAATACTGGACCTGTGGGTGCAACTGGAAATACTGGTTCAAAAGGTGACCAAGGAGCGACCGGTGTTATTGGACAGACTGGACAAACTGGTGCGACTGGAAACATTGGGCCTACAGGTTCTACCGGCCCTAGTGGCCCAACGGGTTCTACTGGAGCGACAGGACTGAAAGGAGACTTGGGAAATACTGGAGGGACAGGATCTACAGGACAAACTGGATCTACGGGTGTCACTGGACCTACTGGGCCAGAGGGTCCGATGGGAGCAACTGGAAACGTTGGCCCTACAGGTAGCACAGGTTCGAAAGGCGATCAAGGAGAGTCTGGTATCAAAGGATCACTTGGAGATACAGGCGCAGTTGGTTCCACAGGACCTACAGGTGGGACGGGATCAACTGGACAGCAAGGTCCAACTGGCCTTGAAGGAGCCACAGGACCACAAGGTAACAAAGGAAATGTTGGGAACACAGGGCCGACAGGTGCTACAGGTATCGCCGGCCCTACTGGTTCAACCGGACCAACTGGAGCAACGGGTAATATTGGTCCTACAGGAGCTACTGGCTCTACAGGAGTAACAGGTCCAACTGGTGCTACTGGTACCACTGGCTTGAAAGGTGACAACGGAAACACAGGTGCTACTGGTGTTACTGGTAATACTGGACAGACTGGAATAACGGGTCCAACTGGCGCAACTGGTGTCAAGGGAGATACTGGTGCAACAGGTGTTACAGGAAATAAGGGAGATTTGGGCCCAACTGGTGCAACTGGACTGACAGGAAATACTGGTTCAACTGGTCAGACTGGTCCTACAGGGGCAACAGGCCCGACTGGGCTGACAGGAAGCACAGGAGCTACAGGAGTAAAGGGCAACATTGGTAACACCGGGCCAGTAGGTGCAACTGGACAAACTGGACAAGTAGGATCAACTGGTGCTACTGGACAAACTGGACAAACTGGATCAACTGGATCTACTGGACAGATGGGCAATACCGGTCCAACCGGTAGTACTGGACCTACTGGCAGCACAGGAATAACTGGTCCAACAGGTGCAACAGGACTCACTGGAGCCACGGGTGTCACTGGAAATACAGGACCAACCGGTCAGACTGGCCCTTCTGGCTCCACTGGCTCAACGGGCGTCACGGGAAACACTGGTGCAACTGGATTAAAAGGTGACAAAGGCGATACCGGATCTACAGGGGCAACTGGACAGACAGGATCAACTGGACAAACTGGGCCAACTGGCGCAACCGGCAATACTGGCTCGACTGGTATTACCGGACCCACTGGTGCTACTGGTGTTAAAGGAAACAAAGGGGAAATTGGAAATAGCGGAGCAACAGGAGTGGCTGGAAATACTGGGGCTACTGGTAATACTGGAGCAACTGGACAAACTGGCCCAACGGGTGCTACTGGTTCCACTGGAGTGAAAGGTGATGTTGGCAACACTGGTGCAACGGGATTGACAGGCGCAACTGGACCAACTGGCGCAACAGGAAACACTGGCATAACAGGACCCACTGGTTCAACAGGTATCCAAGGCCAAAAGGGTGACATAGGCAACACAGGATCAACTGGTGTAACGGGTTCTACTGGTAGCACTGGTGTCAAAGGAGACAAGGGTAACATTGGTGATACCGGAGCCATAGGACCAACTGGTAGCACTGGTCAAACAGGATTGAAGGGAGACGAGGGTGATACCGGTCAGACAGGAGCTACTGGTGGTACTGGTTCTACTGGTAACACCGGGCCGACAGGTGCAACAGGCCAAACTGGCTCAACTGGTCCAAAAGGTGACCAAGGCATTAAAGGAGACACAGGAAGTACCGGTTCAACAGGCCAGACTGGGCCAGTGGGTGCCACAGGTCCTGTAGGAGCAACCGGCAATACTGGTATAACCGGACCAACAGGAGATACTGGTGCTACAGGAAATAAAGGCGACAAGGGAGACTTCGGTGCTACTGGAGCAACTGGTCAAACGGGAAATACTGGCCCTATTGGTGCTACTGGTACAACTGGTATTACTGGTCCAACTGGTGCTACTGGACTAACTGGTGCCACTGGAGTGAAGGGAAGTAATGGTAACACTGGACCTGTCGGCTCAACTGGCTCAACTGGTGTTATTGGTCGACCTGGACCTATTGGCGATACCGGACCTACTGGGGCAACGGGATCTAAAG GAAATAATGGGGACACAGGACTTACTGGAGCTACTGGCAGCACTGGAAACACTGGTCCAACAGGTTCCACTGGTCCAACAGGTGTCACTGGTCCAACTGGAGCAACTGGAGCAACAGGAAGCACTGGAATCACCGGACCAACTGGACCAACTGGCTCTACTGGTGCAACTGGAGTGAAAGGAGATGTGGGACAAACAGGTCCCAAAGGATCTAAAGGTGACAATGGTTTAACTGGAGCTACCGGTAACACAGGACCTACAGGCTCCACTGGATCTACAGGAAATGTGGGATCAACAGGTCCTACTGGTGCTACTGGTCAAACTGGCGCTACAGGAAACACTGGCATAACTGGACCTCAAGGAGCAACTGGTAGCACAGGTCTGACTGGAGCTACCGGGCCAACAGGAGCAACCGGTCTCAAAGGTGACAAAGGAAATGCTGGAAACACAGGCGCTACTGGTATCACTGGACAAACTGGATCAACTGGTTCAACTGGCCAAACTGGAAATACTGGTGCAACTGGTTTGAAGGGAGATATAGGAAATACAGGAGCCGTTGGATCAACCGGACAAACTGGTCAAACGGGCTCTACTGGTCAAACTGGAGCAACAGGAATAACTGGACCAATTGGTTCAACGGGAGTGAAAGGTGACAAAGGTGTCATTGGTGATACAGGAGCGGTGGGAGCTACTGGACAAACTGGATCAACTGGACAGACTGGTCCAACAGGCACTACAGGTGGCACAG GTGCTACTGGACAAACGGGCTCAACTGGTATAACGGGTCCTCAAGGAGACAAGGGAAATTCTGGGGCAACAGGTTCAACAGGGCAAACCGGAAGTACTGGTGCCACTGGGCTTACAGGAGCTACTGGAAATACTGGTGCCACTGGAGTGAAGGGCGATAAAGGAAACATTGGTTCAAGTGGAGCAACCGGTCTCACAG GTTCAACTGGCAACACTGGAGCAACAGGTCCAACTGGTGCAACTGGAGTGGATGGAGCTAAAGGAGACAAGGGCAACTCAGGTGCAACTGGCTCAACTGGGCCGACAGGGGCTACTGGTCTAACTGGCTCTACAGGAACTACAGGACAGACAGGTGCTACTGGCCCGAAAGGAAATATCGGTGATACTGGAGCAGTCGGGGCCACTGGCAGTACTGGTAATACAGGAGCCACGGGAAATACTGGACCAACTGGAGCGACTGGCTTGACAGGGGCAACTGGTTCCAAAGGTAACCAGGGAGATTCTGGTGCAGTTGGTGCCACCGGACAAACTGGAAACGATGGACAAACTGGTTCTACAGGATCAACTGGAAATCGGGGATCGCCGGGAGAGACTGGACCAACAGGTGCAACTGGATCTACTGGTCAAACTGGTCCAACAGGCAGCACTGGACCTACTGGACAAACAGGACTAACAG GTGCTACTGGACCTACTGGTGCCACTGGAGTTACTGGCTCTAAAGGAGATCAAGGTGATAGTGGTGCAGTGGGAGCAACAGGTAATACTGGAGCTACTGGACAAATAGGTCAAACAGGTGCAACTGGACCGATGGGAGCTACAGGTAGTACAGGTCTTACGGGAAATACTGGAGCTACTGGCAACACTGGTTCTACAGGAGAAACTGGCCCAACTGGTGCTACAGGAAGTACTGGGCTCACAGGCTCAACTGGAGCTACCGGACAAGTGGGTCCAACAGGAGTGACTGGTCCGTCTGGTGCTACAGGAAGTACTGGTGTAACTGGTTCAAAGGGAGACAAAGGAGATAGCGGTGTCGATGGTCAAACTGGACTGACGGGTTCAACAGGTCAAACCGGTAGCACAGGTCAAACTGGTCCAAAAGGTAATCTGGGAGACACTGGAGCTAAAGGCAATGTTGGATCAACTGGTTCCACTGGTAATAGAGGTGCTCCCGGTGAAACTGGTCCGACCGGTGCTACTGGTGTCACAGGAGAGAAAGGAAGCAAAGGTGACTCGGGAGCAGATGGGGCTACAGGAGGAACTGGTGCAACTGGACAAACTGGTCAAACAGGAAGCATTGGACCAACTGGTGCTACTGGTCAAAGTGGACCAATGGGAGGTACAGGTTCCACCGGTGCTACTGGCAACACTGGCGCAACTGGTCTGACTGGCGCCACTGGTGGTACTGGAGTAAAAGGAAATAAAGGTGATTCTGGTGTTGATGGAGCCACTGGTAACACTGGGAGTACAGGTGCGACAGGCGTCAAGGGTTCAAAGGGCGAGATTGGAAGTAAAGGAGATAAGGGAGGAAAGGGAGTTTCTGGAGCAACAGGAGCAACGGGAAACACCGGATCTACAGGACAAACGGGTCAAACTGGATCTACTGGTGCGACAGGAGTCACTGGGCCAACAGGTGCAACTGGCAATGTTGGACCTAAAGGATCGAAAGGAGACAGTGGGAATGATGGCGCGACTGGCCAAATCGGGGGAACTGGTGCCACAGGATCCAAAGGAAATAAAGGTGACAATGGTCTTACAGGAAGTACTGGCAGCACTGGTGTTGCTGGTTCTAAAGGTGACAAGGGTAATTCCGGAGCAACTGGTGCAACTGGAAACAACGGAGCAACTGGTCAAACTGGAAACACCGGAGCAACCGGAGTCACTGGTATAACTGGACCAACTGGCGCAACAGGAATTCAAGGAAGTAAGGGAGATAGTGGTGCAGTGGGTGCCACAGGGCAAACCGGGTCAACTGGCAATTCCGGTGCAACAGGACAGACTGGCTCAACTGGACAGACTGGTGCTACTGGGCTCTCAGGCGAAACTGGTCCAACTGGTTCTACTGGACCTATGGGACCTACAGGTTCAACCGGCTCTAGCGGTAGCACAGGTCCCAGAGGATCGAAAGGCGATTCTGGAGCAGATGGGGCTACAGGTGCTATTGGTCCAACTGGCTCAACAGGAAGTACAGGACTCACTGGAGCTACAGGACAGACTGGCCCAACTGGTTCTAAAGGAAACGAAGGTAGCAAGGGAGTGTCTGGCAGCATAGGCGCTACTGGCCAAACTGGACAGACCGGATTAACTGGACAGACAGGTGCAACTGGCATTGCTGGTGAAAAAGGCTTGAAAGGTAAGCTGCTCTTCTAA
- the LOC137394193 gene encoding collagen, type I, alpha 1a-like — MFSLIVGDSGATGAIGATGQVGSTGITGPTGATGLTGSTGVVGPKGDKGVSGADGATGNTGATGQTGSTGLTGATGLKGNSGDKGAQGDKGNKGDSGATGVTGNTGATGQTGSTGQAGNTGATGQVGGTGATGVAGSKGNIGNTGPMGATGPTGATGSRGPIGESGSTGATGSTGAVGSTGATGNTGPTGSTGPTGSKGNKGDSGADGATGLTGATGQTGSTGQTGNTGATGQTGSKGNIGDKGDSGAVGATGNTGATGIKGNSGSTGSTGSTGPKGSKGNKGDSGAVGSTGQTGSTGQTGSTGQTGLTGPTGATGSTGFKGDKGDSGAVGATGMTGTIGATGNTGATGSTGNTGPKGDKGDSGINGASGSTGQTGNTGATGVAGSKGDKGESGVNGNTGATGNTGATGPIGLKGRTGATGLTGATGVAGSKGDKGVSGSVGATGNTGATGFKGDVGSTGSTGQTGQTGSTGPKGQKGNTGNTGSTGAKGDSGAVGATGNTGATGNTGATGLTGITGTKGNKGDKGVSGTDGATGSSGATGSTGQTGQTGSTGSMGPTG, encoded by the coding sequence ATGTTTTCCTTGATTGTAGGAGATAGTGGGGCAACTGGAGCAATCGGTGCAACGGGACAAGTCGGGAGTACAGGCATCACTGGACCTACGGGTGCGACTGGTTTAACTGGAAGCACTGGAGTAGTGGGACCAAAGGGTGATAAGGGAGTGTCGGGAGCTGATGGTGCGACAGGAAACACAGGAGCTACCGGACAAACCGGATCCACAGGCCTGACTGGTGCTACTGGTCTTAAAGGTAATTCCGGTGATAAAGGTGCTCAAGGTGACAAAGGCAATAAAGGCGATTCTGGTGCAACTGGTGTTACTGGAAACACTGGTGCGACTGGGCAAACGGGATCAACCGGACAGGCTGGTAACACCGGAGCTACTGGACAGGTTGGTGGAACAGGAGCCACTGGAGTTGCCGGCTCAAAAGGAAATATTGGAAACACTGGTCCTATGGGAGCCACAGGTCCAACTGGTGCTACTGGTAGTCGAGGACCTATCGGAGAATCCGGATCAACAGGTGCAACAGGAAGTACTGGTGCTGTTGGTTCAACCGGTGCCACAGGAAACACTGGACCAACCGGAAGTACTGGACCTACTGGTTCTAAGGGAAACAAAGGGGATTCAGGGGCAGATGGTGCAACTGGTCTAACTGGAGCCACTGGACAAACTGGTTCAACCGGTCAAACTGGTAATACAGGAGCTACTGGGCAAACTGGTTCCAAAGGTAACATAGGAGATAAGGGTGACTCTGGCGCAGTGGGTGCTACTGGTAACACAGGTGCAACAGGGATCAAAGGTAACTCTGGCAGTACTGGCTCCACAGGAAGCACTGGACCTAAAGGTTCCAAGGGAAACAAAGGGGATTCGGGAGCCGTTGGTTCAACTGGTCAAACTGGTTCAACTGGTCAAACTGGTTCAACTGGTCAAACTGGACTTACTGGGCCTACAGGAGCAACTGGTTCAACAGGCTTCAAAGGAGACAAGGGTGACTCTGGTGCAGTAGGAGCTACAGGAATGACTGGTACAATAGGAGCTACAGGCAACACAGGAGCAACAGGTTCCACCGGTAACACTGGACCAAAGGGAGACAAAGGAGATAGTGGAATTAATGGGGCTTCTGGATCCACAGGACAGACCGGTAATACCGGAGCTACTGGTGTTGCAGGAAGTAAAGGTGATAAGGGAGAAAGTGGTGTGAATGGAAATACTGGAGCTACTGGAAATACAGGTGCCACTGGTCCCATTGGTTTAAAGGGACGTACTGGTGCTACTGGACTCACTGGTGCTACTGGAGTTGCTGGTTCTAAAGGAGACAAAGGTGTTAGTGGTTCAGTGGGAGCAACTGGTAATACTGGAGCTACTGGATTTAAAGGAGATGTTGGTAGTACTGGAAGCACCGGACAAACGGGTCAAACTGGTTCTACCGGTCCAAAGGGACAAAAAGGAAACACAGGAAACACTGGTTCAACAGGTGCTAAGGGCGATTCTGGTGCAGTAGGTGCAACTGGTAACACTGGGGCAACCGGCAACACTGGTGCTACTGGTTTGACTGGAATTACTGGAACAAAGGGAAACAAGGGTGACAAAGGTGTCTCTGGTACTGATGGTGCTACTGGCAGTAGCGGTGCAACTGGTTCAACAGGGCAAACAGGACAGACCGGATCTACTGGATCTATGGGACCCACAGGTTAG